The Thalassophryne amazonica chromosome 13, fThaAma1.1, whole genome shotgun sequence genome window below encodes:
- the LOC117523829 gene encoding zinc finger MIZ domain-containing protein 1-like isoform X2 has translation MNTLPSMDRHIQQTNDRLQCIKQHLQNPANFHSAATELLDWCGDPRAFQRPFEQSLMGCLTVVSRVAAQQGFDLDLGYRLLAVCAANRDKFTPKSAALLSSWCEELGRLLLLRHQKNRQNEPQGKVPMQPSMNSMKPGLTHSDGSFPYDSVPWQQNTNQPPGSLSVVTTVWGVTNTSQSQVLGNPMANSNNPMNPGSNPMASGMSASGAGLSSSQFSGQQQQFPNKGGSSQPYMQQGMYSRPGYPGGPGGYGGSYSGGPNAPSGGMGMTSHTRPPGDFTQPAAAAAAAAVAAAAATATATATATVAALQETQNKDMNQYGQMCSSFQMGPAQAYNSQFMNQPRGPPGGMNPASMGSAMNSPNMSGPPVAMSQARTPGMGPFGPHGQRMPQQGYPGGPRQGIQGMKRPYPGEGSYGGQQYGLNSQFPPQQGQYSMSNATRPLPSPSYPGQRMPGQQGQGQYPPGMPMSQYYKQEPFNGQSANFPGGGYSYGQGSGPPRPGNYPHSPVPGNPTPPMTPGSSIPPYLSPNQDVKPPFPPDMKPNMAALPPPPTHPNEELRLTFPVRDGVVLEPFRLEHNLAVSNHVFHLRPSVHQTLMWRSDLELQFKCYHHEDRQMNTNWPASVQVSVNATPLTIERGDNKTSHKPLHLKHVCQPGRNTIQITVTACCCSHLFVLQLVHRPSVRSVLQGLLKKRLLPAEHCITKIKRNFSSVAASAGNATLNGEDGVEQTAIKVSLKCPITFRRIQLPARGHDCKHVQCFDLESYLQLNCERGTWRCPVCNKTALLEGLEVDQYMWGILNAIQNSEFEEVTIDPTCSWRPVPMKSELHIKEDPDGPLAKRFKTMSPSQMTMPNVMEMIAQLGLGPAPGHGPGPGPGPNPYPPHPGQHGSGGEYPGAGNSYHSQGSFDFPHGNSSTGGGGGGGGGGGGGAGGGPPLNDFMHGPQLSHPPDAPGGLLPQDKPLNHGIADAMPHPDPSHNSMQQSLHLSPHPGSQTGPPLHHSGPAGPPLHHSGQSSQPPRQLQPQPPPQQPVENSHAHSDLNFNPSSDGQMGQGAQDMPEPSLDLLPELANPDELLSYLDPPDLPTNSNDDLLSLFENN, from the exons ccctgCTGTCGTCGTGGTGCGAGGAGCTGGGTCGTCTCCTCCTGCTGCGTCACCAGAAGAACAGACAGAACGAGCCACAGGGGAAAGTGCCCATGCAGCCCAGCATGAACAGCATGAAGCCCGGCCTCACGCACAG CGATGGATCCTTCCCTTATGACTCGGTCCCCTGGCAACAAAACACCAATCAGCCTCCTGGGTCATTATCtgttgttacaacagtgtggggtGTGACCAATACTTCACAGAGTCAG GTGCTTGGTAATCCAATGGCTAACAGCAATAACCCTATGAATCCTGGGAGTAACCCCATGGCATCGGGTATGTCTGCCAGTGGGGCAGGGCTCAGTTCTTCCCAGTTCAGTGGACAACAGCAGCAATTCCCTAACAAAGGAGGCTCCAGCCAACCATACATGCAGCAGGGCATGTACAGCAGGCCGGGCTACCCTGGAGGTCCTGGGGGATATGGAGGGAG TTATTCTGGAGGTCCAAACGCCCCTTCGGGAGGTATGGGAATGACCTCCCACACACGTCCTCCTGGTGATTTCACACAGCCAGCTGCCgccgctgcagctgctgctgtcgctgctgctgctgctacagcAACCGCCACAGCAACAGCCACTGTGGCAGCCCTGCAAGAGACGCAGAATAAAGACATGAACCAGTACGGACAG ATGTGTTCGTCTTTCCAAATGGGCCCAGCTCAGGCATACAACAGCCAGTTCATGAATCAGCCTCGAGGTCCTCCCGGAGGCATGAACCCTGCCAGCATGGGATCCGCCATGAACAGCCCAAATATGAGTGGGCCTCCCGTGGCCATGAGTCAGGCTCGAACGCCAGGCATGGGGCCTTTTGGGCCTCATGGCCAAAGAATGCCACAACAAGGCTATCCCGGAGGACCTCGACAGGGCATACAGGGAATGAAGAGGCCGTATCCTGGGGAG GGAAGTTACGGTGGTCAGCAGTACGGACTGAATAGTCAATTCCCCCCACAACAAGGGCAGTACTCCATGTCGAATGCCACCAGGCCGCTACCGTCTCCTAGCTACCCTGGCCAGAGGATGCCAGGGCAACAGGGACAAGGACAGTATCCACCTGGCATGCCCATGAGCCAGTACTACAAG CAAGAACCCTTCAATGGTCAGAGCGCCAACTTCCCTGGAGGCGGATACTCCTACGGCCAAGGAAGTGGG cctccccggcCTGGTAACTACCCCCACTCTCCTGTCCCTGGTAACCCCACACCTCCGATGACCCCAGGAAGTAGTATCCCTCCATACTTGTCACCAAACCAGGATGTCAAGCCCCCATTCCCTCCAGACATGAAGCCAAATATGGCAGCGCTTCCACCCCCTCCAA CTCATCCCAATGAGGAGCTGCGGCTAACATTCCCAGTCAGGGATGGAGTGGTGCTGGAGCCATTCCGATTGGAACACAACCTAGCAGTCAGTAATCACGTCTTCCACCTTCGACCCTCCGTCCACCAGACCCTCATGTGGCG GTCAGACCTGGAGCTACAGTTTAAGTGCTACCACCATGAAGACAGGCAGATGAACACCAACTGGCCTGCCTCTGTCCAGGTCAGCGTTAACGCCACACCCCTTACCATTGAGAGGGGAGACAACAAAACTTCCCACAAACCCTTGCACCTGAAGCATGTCTGCCAGCCTGGGAGGAACACCATCCAGATTACGGTCACTGCCTGTTGCTGT TCCCACCTGTTTGTGCTGCAGCTGGTCCACAGACCATCTGTGCGGTCCGTCCTCCAGGGCCTGCTGAAGAAGAGACTCCTTCCTGCAGAGCACTGCATCACCAAGA TTAAGCGGAACTTCAGTAGCGTAGCAGCCTCAGCAGGAAACGCCACTCTGAACGGCGAAGACGGCGTGGAACAGACGGCCATTAAAGTGTCACTCAAATGTCCCATTACCTTCCGACGCATTCAGCTACCCGCACGGGGACATGACTGCAAACATGTTCAG TGCTTTGACTTGGAGTCCTACTTGCAGCTTAACTGTGAGAGGGGGACGTGGCGGTGTCCTGTGTGCAA TAAAACAGCATTATTAGAAGGTCTGGAGGTGGACCAGTACATGTGGGGAATCCTCAATGCCATCCAGAA TTCCGAGTTTGAGGAAGTCACTATTGACCCAACATGCAGCTGGCGACCTGTCCCCATGAAGTCCGAACTGCACATCAAAGAGGATCCTGATGGACCACTGGCCAAACGCTTTAAGACCATGAGCCCCAGTCAGATGACCATGCCCAATGTGATGGAGATGATTGCCCAACTAGGGCTTGGACCTGCACCAGGGCATGGTCCTGGTCCCGGCCCAGGTCCCAACCCCTACCCCCCACACCCTGGACAGCATGGCAGTGGGGGAGAGTACCCAGGAGCAG GCAACAGTTACCACAGCCAAGGCAGCTTTGATTTCCCTCATGGTAATTCCTCCACTGGTGGAGGAGGAGGCggcggtggaggaggaggaggtggtgcaGGAGGAGGTCCTCCTTTGAATGACTTCATGCATGGCCCTCAGCTCTCCCACCCCCCAGATGCGCCTGGCGGACTCCTACCCCAGGACAAGCCCCTCAACCACGGCATCGCAGACGCA ATGCCCCATCCTGATCCTTCCCATAATTCCATGCAGCAGAGCTTGCATTTGTCTCCCCATCCCGGCAGCCAAACAGGGCCGCCGCTACATCACAGTGGCCCGGCAGGGCCGCCCTTACATCACAGTGGCCAATCATCGCAGCCGCCGCGCCAGTTGCAGCCTCAGCCACCACCTCAGCAGCCCGTGGAGAACAGTCACGCCCACAGCGACCTGAACTTTAACCCCTCCTCAGACGGGCAGATGGGTCAGGGAGCCCAGGACATGCCCGAGCCCTCCCTGGAT CTGCTTCCAGAGCTGGCCAATCCGGACGAGCTCCTCTCTTACCTGGACCCTCCTGACCTTCCCACCAACAGCAACGATGACCTTCTATCCCTTTTTGAGAACAACTAG
- the LOC117523829 gene encoding zinc finger MIZ domain-containing protein 1-like isoform X4, which yields MQPSMNSMKPGLTHSDGSFPYDSVPWQQNTNQPPGSLSVVTTVWGVTNTSQSQVLGNPMANSNNPMNPGSNPMASGMSASGAGLSSSQFSGQQQQFPNKGGSSQPYMQQGMYSRPGYPGGPGGYGGSYSGGPNAPSGGMGMTSHTRPPGDFTQPAAAAAAAAVAAAAATATATATATVAALQETQNKDMNQYGQMCSSFQMGPAQAYNSQFMNQPRGPPGGMNPASMGSAMNSPNMSGPPVAMSQARTPGMGPFGPHGQRMPQQGYPGGPRQGIQGMKRPYPGEGSYGGQQYGLNSQFPPQQGQYSMSNATRPLPSPSYPGQRMPGQQGQGQYPPGMPMSQYYKQEPFNGQSANFPGGGYSYGQGSGPPRPGNYPHSPVPGNPTPPMTPGSSIPPYLSPNQDVKPPFPPDMKPNMAALPPPPTHPNEELRLTFPVRDGVVLEPFRLEHNLAVSNHVFHLRPSVHQTLMWRSDLELQFKCYHHEDRQMNTNWPASVQVSVNATPLTIERGDNKTSHKPLHLKHVCQPGRNTIQITVTACCCSHLFVLQLVHRPSVRSVLQGLLKKRLLPAEHCITKIKRNFSSVAASAGNATLNGEDGVEQTAIKVSLKCPITFRRIQLPARGHDCKHVQCFDLESYLQLNCERGTWRCPVCNKTALLEGLEVDQYMWGILNAIQNSEFEEVTIDPTCSWRPVPMKSELHIKEDPDGPLAKRFKTMSPSQMTMPNVMEMIAQLGLGPAPGHGPGPGPGPNPYPPHPGQHGSGGEYPGAGNSYHSQGSFDFPHGNSSTGGGGGGGGGGGGGAGGGPPLNDFMHGPQLSHPPDAPGGLLPQDKPLNHGIADAMPHPDPSHNSMQQSLHLSPHPGSQTGPPLHHSGPAGPPLHHSGQSSQPPRQLQPQPPPQQPVENSHAHSDLNFNPSSDGQMGQGAQDMPEPSLDLLPELANPDELLSYLDPPDLPTNSNDDLLSLFENN from the exons ATGCAGCCCAGCATGAACAGCATGAAGCCCGGCCTCACGCACAG CGATGGATCCTTCCCTTATGACTCGGTCCCCTGGCAACAAAACACCAATCAGCCTCCTGGGTCATTATCtgttgttacaacagtgtggggtGTGACCAATACTTCACAGAGTCAG GTGCTTGGTAATCCAATGGCTAACAGCAATAACCCTATGAATCCTGGGAGTAACCCCATGGCATCGGGTATGTCTGCCAGTGGGGCAGGGCTCAGTTCTTCCCAGTTCAGTGGACAACAGCAGCAATTCCCTAACAAAGGAGGCTCCAGCCAACCATACATGCAGCAGGGCATGTACAGCAGGCCGGGCTACCCTGGAGGTCCTGGGGGATATGGAGGGAG TTATTCTGGAGGTCCAAACGCCCCTTCGGGAGGTATGGGAATGACCTCCCACACACGTCCTCCTGGTGATTTCACACAGCCAGCTGCCgccgctgcagctgctgctgtcgctgctgctgctgctacagcAACCGCCACAGCAACAGCCACTGTGGCAGCCCTGCAAGAGACGCAGAATAAAGACATGAACCAGTACGGACAG ATGTGTTCGTCTTTCCAAATGGGCCCAGCTCAGGCATACAACAGCCAGTTCATGAATCAGCCTCGAGGTCCTCCCGGAGGCATGAACCCTGCCAGCATGGGATCCGCCATGAACAGCCCAAATATGAGTGGGCCTCCCGTGGCCATGAGTCAGGCTCGAACGCCAGGCATGGGGCCTTTTGGGCCTCATGGCCAAAGAATGCCACAACAAGGCTATCCCGGAGGACCTCGACAGGGCATACAGGGAATGAAGAGGCCGTATCCTGGGGAG GGAAGTTACGGTGGTCAGCAGTACGGACTGAATAGTCAATTCCCCCCACAACAAGGGCAGTACTCCATGTCGAATGCCACCAGGCCGCTACCGTCTCCTAGCTACCCTGGCCAGAGGATGCCAGGGCAACAGGGACAAGGACAGTATCCACCTGGCATGCCCATGAGCCAGTACTACAAG CAAGAACCCTTCAATGGTCAGAGCGCCAACTTCCCTGGAGGCGGATACTCCTACGGCCAAGGAAGTGGG cctccccggcCTGGTAACTACCCCCACTCTCCTGTCCCTGGTAACCCCACACCTCCGATGACCCCAGGAAGTAGTATCCCTCCATACTTGTCACCAAACCAGGATGTCAAGCCCCCATTCCCTCCAGACATGAAGCCAAATATGGCAGCGCTTCCACCCCCTCCAA CTCATCCCAATGAGGAGCTGCGGCTAACATTCCCAGTCAGGGATGGAGTGGTGCTGGAGCCATTCCGATTGGAACACAACCTAGCAGTCAGTAATCACGTCTTCCACCTTCGACCCTCCGTCCACCAGACCCTCATGTGGCG GTCAGACCTGGAGCTACAGTTTAAGTGCTACCACCATGAAGACAGGCAGATGAACACCAACTGGCCTGCCTCTGTCCAGGTCAGCGTTAACGCCACACCCCTTACCATTGAGAGGGGAGACAACAAAACTTCCCACAAACCCTTGCACCTGAAGCATGTCTGCCAGCCTGGGAGGAACACCATCCAGATTACGGTCACTGCCTGTTGCTGT TCCCACCTGTTTGTGCTGCAGCTGGTCCACAGACCATCTGTGCGGTCCGTCCTCCAGGGCCTGCTGAAGAAGAGACTCCTTCCTGCAGAGCACTGCATCACCAAGA TTAAGCGGAACTTCAGTAGCGTAGCAGCCTCAGCAGGAAACGCCACTCTGAACGGCGAAGACGGCGTGGAACAGACGGCCATTAAAGTGTCACTCAAATGTCCCATTACCTTCCGACGCATTCAGCTACCCGCACGGGGACATGACTGCAAACATGTTCAG TGCTTTGACTTGGAGTCCTACTTGCAGCTTAACTGTGAGAGGGGGACGTGGCGGTGTCCTGTGTGCAA TAAAACAGCATTATTAGAAGGTCTGGAGGTGGACCAGTACATGTGGGGAATCCTCAATGCCATCCAGAA TTCCGAGTTTGAGGAAGTCACTATTGACCCAACATGCAGCTGGCGACCTGTCCCCATGAAGTCCGAACTGCACATCAAAGAGGATCCTGATGGACCACTGGCCAAACGCTTTAAGACCATGAGCCCCAGTCAGATGACCATGCCCAATGTGATGGAGATGATTGCCCAACTAGGGCTTGGACCTGCACCAGGGCATGGTCCTGGTCCCGGCCCAGGTCCCAACCCCTACCCCCCACACCCTGGACAGCATGGCAGTGGGGGAGAGTACCCAGGAGCAG GCAACAGTTACCACAGCCAAGGCAGCTTTGATTTCCCTCATGGTAATTCCTCCACTGGTGGAGGAGGAGGCggcggtggaggaggaggaggtggtgcaGGAGGAGGTCCTCCTTTGAATGACTTCATGCATGGCCCTCAGCTCTCCCACCCCCCAGATGCGCCTGGCGGACTCCTACCCCAGGACAAGCCCCTCAACCACGGCATCGCAGACGCA ATGCCCCATCCTGATCCTTCCCATAATTCCATGCAGCAGAGCTTGCATTTGTCTCCCCATCCCGGCAGCCAAACAGGGCCGCCGCTACATCACAGTGGCCCGGCAGGGCCGCCCTTACATCACAGTGGCCAATCATCGCAGCCGCCGCGCCAGTTGCAGCCTCAGCCACCACCTCAGCAGCCCGTGGAGAACAGTCACGCCCACAGCGACCTGAACTTTAACCCCTCCTCAGACGGGCAGATGGGTCAGGGAGCCCAGGACATGCCCGAGCCCTCCCTGGAT CTGCTTCCAGAGCTGGCCAATCCGGACGAGCTCCTCTCTTACCTGGACCCTCCTGACCTTCCCACCAACAGCAACGATGACCTTCTATCCCTTTTTGAGAACAACTAG
- the LOC117523829 gene encoding zinc finger MIZ domain-containing protein 1-like isoform X1 has translation MNTLPSMDRHIQQTNDRLQCIKQHLQNPANFHSAATELLDWCGDPRAFQRPFEQSLMGCLTVVSRVAAQQGFDLDLGYRLLAVCAANRDKFTPKSAETSTCRRCQSDSALLSSWCEELGRLLLLRHQKNRQNEPQGKVPMQPSMNSMKPGLTHSDGSFPYDSVPWQQNTNQPPGSLSVVTTVWGVTNTSQSQVLGNPMANSNNPMNPGSNPMASGMSASGAGLSSSQFSGQQQQFPNKGGSSQPYMQQGMYSRPGYPGGPGGYGGSYSGGPNAPSGGMGMTSHTRPPGDFTQPAAAAAAAAVAAAAATATATATATVAALQETQNKDMNQYGQMCSSFQMGPAQAYNSQFMNQPRGPPGGMNPASMGSAMNSPNMSGPPVAMSQARTPGMGPFGPHGQRMPQQGYPGGPRQGIQGMKRPYPGEGSYGGQQYGLNSQFPPQQGQYSMSNATRPLPSPSYPGQRMPGQQGQGQYPPGMPMSQYYKQEPFNGQSANFPGGGYSYGQGSGPPRPGNYPHSPVPGNPTPPMTPGSSIPPYLSPNQDVKPPFPPDMKPNMAALPPPPTHPNEELRLTFPVRDGVVLEPFRLEHNLAVSNHVFHLRPSVHQTLMWRSDLELQFKCYHHEDRQMNTNWPASVQVSVNATPLTIERGDNKTSHKPLHLKHVCQPGRNTIQITVTACCCSHLFVLQLVHRPSVRSVLQGLLKKRLLPAEHCITKIKRNFSSVAASAGNATLNGEDGVEQTAIKVSLKCPITFRRIQLPARGHDCKHVQCFDLESYLQLNCERGTWRCPVCNKTALLEGLEVDQYMWGILNAIQNSEFEEVTIDPTCSWRPVPMKSELHIKEDPDGPLAKRFKTMSPSQMTMPNVMEMIAQLGLGPAPGHGPGPGPGPNPYPPHPGQHGSGGEYPGAGNSYHSQGSFDFPHGNSSTGGGGGGGGGGGGGAGGGPPLNDFMHGPQLSHPPDAPGGLLPQDKPLNHGIADAMPHPDPSHNSMQQSLHLSPHPGSQTGPPLHHSGPAGPPLHHSGQSSQPPRQLQPQPPPQQPVENSHAHSDLNFNPSSDGQMGQGAQDMPEPSLDLLPELANPDELLSYLDPPDLPTNSNDDLLSLFENN, from the exons ccctgCTGTCGTCGTGGTGCGAGGAGCTGGGTCGTCTCCTCCTGCTGCGTCACCAGAAGAACAGACAGAACGAGCCACAGGGGAAAGTGCCCATGCAGCCCAGCATGAACAGCATGAAGCCCGGCCTCACGCACAG CGATGGATCCTTCCCTTATGACTCGGTCCCCTGGCAACAAAACACCAATCAGCCTCCTGGGTCATTATCtgttgttacaacagtgtggggtGTGACCAATACTTCACAGAGTCAG GTGCTTGGTAATCCAATGGCTAACAGCAATAACCCTATGAATCCTGGGAGTAACCCCATGGCATCGGGTATGTCTGCCAGTGGGGCAGGGCTCAGTTCTTCCCAGTTCAGTGGACAACAGCAGCAATTCCCTAACAAAGGAGGCTCCAGCCAACCATACATGCAGCAGGGCATGTACAGCAGGCCGGGCTACCCTGGAGGTCCTGGGGGATATGGAGGGAG TTATTCTGGAGGTCCAAACGCCCCTTCGGGAGGTATGGGAATGACCTCCCACACACGTCCTCCTGGTGATTTCACACAGCCAGCTGCCgccgctgcagctgctgctgtcgctgctgctgctgctacagcAACCGCCACAGCAACAGCCACTGTGGCAGCCCTGCAAGAGACGCAGAATAAAGACATGAACCAGTACGGACAG ATGTGTTCGTCTTTCCAAATGGGCCCAGCTCAGGCATACAACAGCCAGTTCATGAATCAGCCTCGAGGTCCTCCCGGAGGCATGAACCCTGCCAGCATGGGATCCGCCATGAACAGCCCAAATATGAGTGGGCCTCCCGTGGCCATGAGTCAGGCTCGAACGCCAGGCATGGGGCCTTTTGGGCCTCATGGCCAAAGAATGCCACAACAAGGCTATCCCGGAGGACCTCGACAGGGCATACAGGGAATGAAGAGGCCGTATCCTGGGGAG GGAAGTTACGGTGGTCAGCAGTACGGACTGAATAGTCAATTCCCCCCACAACAAGGGCAGTACTCCATGTCGAATGCCACCAGGCCGCTACCGTCTCCTAGCTACCCTGGCCAGAGGATGCCAGGGCAACAGGGACAAGGACAGTATCCACCTGGCATGCCCATGAGCCAGTACTACAAG CAAGAACCCTTCAATGGTCAGAGCGCCAACTTCCCTGGAGGCGGATACTCCTACGGCCAAGGAAGTGGG cctccccggcCTGGTAACTACCCCCACTCTCCTGTCCCTGGTAACCCCACACCTCCGATGACCCCAGGAAGTAGTATCCCTCCATACTTGTCACCAAACCAGGATGTCAAGCCCCCATTCCCTCCAGACATGAAGCCAAATATGGCAGCGCTTCCACCCCCTCCAA CTCATCCCAATGAGGAGCTGCGGCTAACATTCCCAGTCAGGGATGGAGTGGTGCTGGAGCCATTCCGATTGGAACACAACCTAGCAGTCAGTAATCACGTCTTCCACCTTCGACCCTCCGTCCACCAGACCCTCATGTGGCG GTCAGACCTGGAGCTACAGTTTAAGTGCTACCACCATGAAGACAGGCAGATGAACACCAACTGGCCTGCCTCTGTCCAGGTCAGCGTTAACGCCACACCCCTTACCATTGAGAGGGGAGACAACAAAACTTCCCACAAACCCTTGCACCTGAAGCATGTCTGCCAGCCTGGGAGGAACACCATCCAGATTACGGTCACTGCCTGTTGCTGT TCCCACCTGTTTGTGCTGCAGCTGGTCCACAGACCATCTGTGCGGTCCGTCCTCCAGGGCCTGCTGAAGAAGAGACTCCTTCCTGCAGAGCACTGCATCACCAAGA TTAAGCGGAACTTCAGTAGCGTAGCAGCCTCAGCAGGAAACGCCACTCTGAACGGCGAAGACGGCGTGGAACAGACGGCCATTAAAGTGTCACTCAAATGTCCCATTACCTTCCGACGCATTCAGCTACCCGCACGGGGACATGACTGCAAACATGTTCAG TGCTTTGACTTGGAGTCCTACTTGCAGCTTAACTGTGAGAGGGGGACGTGGCGGTGTCCTGTGTGCAA TAAAACAGCATTATTAGAAGGTCTGGAGGTGGACCAGTACATGTGGGGAATCCTCAATGCCATCCAGAA TTCCGAGTTTGAGGAAGTCACTATTGACCCAACATGCAGCTGGCGACCTGTCCCCATGAAGTCCGAACTGCACATCAAAGAGGATCCTGATGGACCACTGGCCAAACGCTTTAAGACCATGAGCCCCAGTCAGATGACCATGCCCAATGTGATGGAGATGATTGCCCAACTAGGGCTTGGACCTGCACCAGGGCATGGTCCTGGTCCCGGCCCAGGTCCCAACCCCTACCCCCCACACCCTGGACAGCATGGCAGTGGGGGAGAGTACCCAGGAGCAG GCAACAGTTACCACAGCCAAGGCAGCTTTGATTTCCCTCATGGTAATTCCTCCACTGGTGGAGGAGGAGGCggcggtggaggaggaggaggtggtgcaGGAGGAGGTCCTCCTTTGAATGACTTCATGCATGGCCCTCAGCTCTCCCACCCCCCAGATGCGCCTGGCGGACTCCTACCCCAGGACAAGCCCCTCAACCACGGCATCGCAGACGCA ATGCCCCATCCTGATCCTTCCCATAATTCCATGCAGCAGAGCTTGCATTTGTCTCCCCATCCCGGCAGCCAAACAGGGCCGCCGCTACATCACAGTGGCCCGGCAGGGCCGCCCTTACATCACAGTGGCCAATCATCGCAGCCGCCGCGCCAGTTGCAGCCTCAGCCACCACCTCAGCAGCCCGTGGAGAACAGTCACGCCCACAGCGACCTGAACTTTAACCCCTCCTCAGACGGGCAGATGGGTCAGGGAGCCCAGGACATGCCCGAGCCCTCCCTGGAT CTGCTTCCAGAGCTGGCCAATCCGGACGAGCTCCTCTCTTACCTGGACCCTCCTGACCTTCCCACCAACAGCAACGATGACCTTCTATCCCTTTTTGAGAACAACTAG